A window from Streptomyces sp. NBC_00271 encodes these proteins:
- a CDS encoding class I SAM-dependent methyltransferase, giving the protein MSKNRDDSPQPRFQQPRYGVDAPAFPATLAAVGTACCLAAGRWRPARSAMVTTGTVLLASTGIYLHTTLHGKLRIWRRELDQAGLKGDERLLDLGCGRGAVLIEAARRLPTGHAVGVDLWSGKDQSGNRPEVTLANAAAAGVADRVEVQTADMTALPFADGSFDVVTSALAIHNIPSPEARYRAVDEAMRVLRPGGQLIVADFWPMARKYAAHIGQGTLRGLGPGYWYGGPWLGVTLLHAVKGR; this is encoded by the coding sequence ATGTCCAAGAACCGGGATGACTCCCCACAGCCGCGCTTCCAACAGCCGCGGTACGGCGTAGACGCTCCAGCGTTCCCTGCGACACTCGCCGCCGTCGGCACGGCCTGCTGCCTGGCCGCCGGCCGGTGGCGGCCGGCACGCAGCGCGATGGTGACCACGGGGACGGTACTGCTGGCCAGCACCGGCATCTACCTGCACACCACACTGCACGGCAAGCTGCGCATCTGGAGGCGGGAGCTGGACCAGGCCGGCCTGAAGGGTGACGAGCGGCTGCTGGACCTGGGGTGCGGTCGCGGCGCGGTGCTGATCGAGGCGGCCAGGCGGCTGCCGACGGGACACGCCGTGGGCGTGGACCTGTGGTCAGGGAAGGACCAGAGCGGCAACCGACCCGAAGTCACGCTCGCCAACGCCGCCGCGGCAGGGGTCGCCGACCGGGTGGAAGTACAGACGGCAGACATGACCGCGTTGCCCTTCGCGGACGGCTCCTTCGACGTCGTGACGAGCGCGCTGGCGATCCACAACATCCCGTCGCCCGAGGCGCGATACCGCGCGGTGGACGAGGCCATGCGGGTGCTGCGCCCGGGCGGGCAGTTGATCGTCGCCGACTTCTGGCCCATGGCCAGGAAGTACGCGGCGCACATCGGCCAGGGCACGCTGCGCGGACTCGGCCCCGGGTACTGGTACGGCGGCCCCTGGCTCGGCGTCACACTGCTGCATGCCGTCAAGGGCCGCTGA
- a CDS encoding helix-turn-helix domain-containing protein gives MIGTVFRSEDVPAEDRFEYWRELVGRTRSSDLISAHTADYWAEYRLMELGPVTVWPSSFLPTRYRRSGKMVRRSDPESYHLTLLLEGDLALEHAGRTDTFGPRDLHLVDGSRPYDLRPLDDRDRRAVKGVGVDFPKALLPLPPHLVRELLGRGLSGREGTGALLTEFVVGLDRQAETLQPSDAPRLGTVVLDLLSAWFAQVLDAEAALPQETRRRVTAQRIQAFIRQNLHDPELTPSSIAAAHHISRSYLYRIFQQQSQGETVAAWIRGRRLENAHRDLADSSLRTTPVHAVAARWGFPRASEFTRAFRTAYGLSPKEYRLQALSEREQTLSRSPMD, from the coding sequence ATGATCGGGACCGTGTTCCGCAGCGAGGACGTGCCTGCGGAGGACAGATTCGAGTACTGGCGGGAACTGGTCGGCCGGACGCGCTCGAGCGACCTGATCAGTGCCCACACCGCCGACTACTGGGCGGAGTACCGGCTGATGGAGCTGGGGCCGGTGACCGTATGGCCGTCGTCGTTCCTGCCGACCCGCTACCGGCGGAGCGGAAAAATGGTGCGTCGGTCCGACCCCGAGTCGTACCACCTGACGCTGCTGCTCGAAGGAGACCTGGCTCTCGAGCACGCCGGACGGACCGACACGTTCGGCCCACGTGACCTGCACCTGGTCGACGGCTCGCGGCCGTACGACCTCCGACCGCTCGACGACCGGGATCGCCGTGCCGTCAAGGGGGTCGGCGTGGACTTCCCCAAGGCGTTGCTGCCCCTGCCGCCGCACCTCGTACGGGAGTTGCTGGGCCGGGGGCTGTCGGGGCGGGAGGGTACCGGCGCTCTGCTGACCGAATTCGTCGTCGGTCTGGACCGGCAGGCCGAAACCCTTCAGCCGTCCGACGCTCCACGCCTGGGTACGGTCGTACTCGACCTGCTGTCGGCCTGGTTCGCCCAGGTACTGGACGCAGAGGCCGCGCTTCCGCAGGAGACCCGCCGGCGGGTCACAGCACAACGCATCCAGGCGTTCATCCGGCAGAATCTCCACGACCCGGAGCTGACGCCGTCCTCGATCGCCGCCGCGCACCACATCTCCCGCAGCTACCTGTACCGGATCTTTCAGCAGCAGTCGCAGGGCGAAACGGTCGCGGCCTGGATCCGCGGTCGACGGCTGGAGAACGCCCACCGAGACCTGGCCGACTCCTCGCTGCGCACCACGCCGGTCCACGCCGTCGCCGCCCGCTGGGGCTTCCCCCGCGCCTCCGAATTCACCCGCGCCTTTCGCACCGCGTACGGGCTCTCCCCGAAGGAGTACCGGCTCCAGGCACTGTCCGAGCGGGAGCAGACGCTCAGCCGGTCCCCGATGGACTGA
- a CDS encoding amidase — translation MRSPIDPLDPYDVFDPFTSAVELAAAVRRKEVSPVEVTDCYLERMDQLDPRLNAFCHRADDDVRKAASAAADAVVRAPSTEDLPPFHGVPLPIKDLLDVAGWPTTHGSAAARQAPAAASDPVVRRFVDAGFILLGKTTTSEFGALPFTENEALGISRNPWDPDRTPGGSSSGAGAAVASGMAPIAHAEDGGGSIRIPASCNGLVGLKPTRGLVTNATVSVEGLGTSGVLTRTVTDTAAALDVLARHDPAAWWSPPTPHRSFATAMQTDMPTGLRIGVLTDSPIDGIRVHPACTEAVTVTLRTLESAGHDIVDTRLPLPATDELVAAFTTIWNVGGSGIVLADPDRVEPHNRALRDAARSIDSWSYAEGVRKTQQLSRRIVEGFLAGFDLLVTPTMACLPPLVGAWRAGADGNPLMPLLNSYPMGVFTSVFNVTGQPAISLPIHHDDATGLPVGIQIVAAPWREDLLLQVSRTLELAHPWADRRPPVG, via the coding sequence ATGCGCTCACCGATTGACCCGCTCGACCCGTACGACGTGTTCGACCCGTTCACGTCGGCCGTCGAACTCGCCGCAGCCGTACGCCGAAAGGAGGTGAGTCCGGTCGAGGTGACCGATTGCTATCTCGAGCGGATGGACCAACTCGACCCCCGGCTGAACGCCTTCTGCCACCGGGCCGACGACGACGTCCGCAAAGCCGCGTCTGCCGCGGCTGATGCGGTGGTGCGGGCCCCGTCGACCGAAGACCTCCCGCCGTTCCACGGCGTCCCGCTGCCGATCAAGGACCTGCTCGACGTGGCCGGATGGCCCACCACCCATGGATCCGCCGCCGCCAGGCAGGCGCCGGCCGCGGCATCGGACCCGGTCGTGCGACGGTTCGTGGACGCGGGGTTCATCCTGCTCGGCAAGACCACCACCTCCGAGTTCGGTGCCCTGCCCTTCACCGAGAACGAAGCCCTGGGCATCTCGCGCAACCCGTGGGACCCGGATCGCACGCCGGGCGGATCGTCGAGCGGAGCGGGCGCTGCCGTCGCCTCCGGGATGGCGCCCATCGCCCACGCCGAAGACGGCGGCGGATCGATCCGCATCCCCGCGTCGTGCAACGGTCTCGTCGGCCTCAAACCCACCCGCGGCCTGGTCACCAACGCGACCGTCAGCGTGGAAGGTCTCGGCACGAGCGGCGTGCTCACCCGCACGGTGACCGACACCGCGGCCGCCCTCGATGTGCTGGCGCGCCATGATCCGGCCGCGTGGTGGTCACCCCCCACCCCGCACAGGTCCTTCGCCACCGCGATGCAGACGGACATGCCGACCGGGCTGCGGATCGGTGTGCTCACGGACTCCCCGATCGACGGGATACGCGTGCACCCGGCGTGTACCGAAGCCGTCACCGTCACTCTTCGGACGCTCGAATCGGCCGGTCACGACATCGTCGACACTCGCCTACCGCTCCCCGCGACCGACGAGTTGGTGGCGGCGTTCACGACCATCTGGAACGTCGGCGGCAGCGGAATCGTGCTCGCCGACCCGGACCGTGTCGAGCCCCACAATCGTGCCCTGCGTGACGCGGCACGATCGATCGACTCGTGGTCCTACGCGGAAGGGGTGAGGAAGACCCAACAGTTGTCGCGGCGCATCGTCGAGGGCTTCCTCGCCGGCTTCGATCTCCTGGTCACGCCCACGATGGCGTGCCTCCCGCCGCTCGTCGGTGCCTGGCGGGCAGGCGCCGACGGCAACCCCCTGATGCCCCTGCTGAACAGCTACCCGATGGGGGTGTTCACGTCGGTGTTCAACGTGACAGGCCAACCGGCGATCTCCCTCCCCATCCACCACGACGACGCCACCGGCTTGCCCGTCGGCATCCAGATCGTCGCCGCACCGTGGCGCGAAGACCTCCTCCTCCAGGTGTCTCGCACCCTCGAGCTCGCACACCCCTGGGCCGATCGCCGCCCGCCCGTCGGTTGA
- a CDS encoding helix-turn-helix domain-containing protein yields the protein MRSADSAHDAAAIWDIATPSRPGLLPGVSMAGFRARTTEFVDLSVIPFPAVTVLVSLGDEPLTVDDINGRQQNGSVVVGLLPSGLRGRGRDIESLQVRLSPVIAHAVLGVSSELSGMMVSLDDLWGRDAARTQEQLRAARSWDDRFAIAEAAFARRHEAGRAIDPEVAFVWRQMVTHLGGIRVERLAGEVGWSRKRLWSRFRAQIGLNPKRAAQLVRFDHAAHRLAAGHSAARVAAEIGYADQSHLHRDVMTFAGVTPTAVAVAPWLAVDDVAWAAPAYLSKP from the coding sequence ATGCGATCCGCCGACTCGGCTCATGACGCCGCGGCGATCTGGGACATCGCCACCCCGTCCCGGCCCGGCCTGCTGCCAGGGGTCAGCATGGCCGGATTCCGCGCTCGCACCACGGAGTTCGTCGACCTGAGCGTGATCCCGTTCCCGGCGGTCACGGTGCTCGTCAGCCTCGGCGACGAGCCGCTCACCGTCGACGACATCAACGGCCGGCAGCAGAACGGCAGTGTCGTCGTCGGACTCTTGCCCAGCGGCCTTCGGGGACGCGGCCGTGACATCGAAAGCCTGCAGGTGCGTCTGTCGCCGGTGATCGCGCACGCCGTGCTGGGCGTCTCTTCGGAGTTGAGCGGGATGATGGTCTCCCTCGACGACCTCTGGGGCCGCGATGCCGCCCGCACCCAAGAGCAACTGCGCGCTGCCAGGTCATGGGACGACCGGTTCGCGATCGCGGAGGCGGCGTTCGCTCGACGACACGAAGCAGGCCGAGCGATCGATCCTGAAGTCGCCTTCGTATGGCGGCAGATGGTGACGCACCTGGGAGGGATTCGAGTCGAGCGGCTGGCGGGCGAGGTCGGCTGGAGCCGTAAGCGACTCTGGTCCCGGTTCCGAGCCCAGATCGGTCTCAACCCCAAACGAGCCGCTCAGCTTGTCCGTTTCGACCACGCGGCCCACCGACTCGCCGCGGGTCACAGCGCCGCACGGGTGGCGGCGGAGATCGGCTACGCCGACCAGTCCCACCTCCATCGAGATGTCATGACCTTCGCCGGTGTGACACCCACGGCCGTCGCGGTCGCGCCGTGGCTTGCGGTCGACGACGTGGCGTGGGCCGCCCCCGCATACCTGTCCAAGCCCTGA
- a CDS encoding BlaI/MecI/CopY family transcriptional regulator, translating into MRRLGDLEAEIMDRLWTWDRPATVREVVDDINKTRPVAAVRPTAALIEDGLGESKNRSAALLHFVENMSQEEVAALRRALRNMGRQTKP; encoded by the coding sequence ATGCGGCGGCTGGGGGATCTCGAGGCGGAGATCATGGACCGCCTCTGGACGTGGGACCGTCCGGCGACCGTGCGCGAGGTCGTCGACGACATCAACAAGACCCGCCCCGTCGCAGCCGTGAGGCCTACCGCCGCACTCATCGAGGACGGCCTGGGGGAGAGCAAGAACCGCTCGGCCGCACTGCTCCACTTCGTGGAGAACATGTCGCAGGAAGAAGTGGCCGCTCTACGCAGAGCTCTGCGCAACATGGGCCGACAGACGAAGCCGTGA